GGATGTCGCTGCCGATGCTGGTGCGGGCGATGGTGCTCGACTCGGCGCACGCCTGCCGGACGATCGGCTATCTGTACGCGGTGAACGGCCTGGGGGCCGCCGTCGGCGCGCTCCTCACCCCCTGGGTGCTCATCCCCCGGTGGGGCATCGCCGGAGCCATCTATGCCGCGGTGATGCTCAATCTCGCCGCGGGGCTAGGGGCTTTTGTCGTCTACTACCTCTTCGCGCGCCAGACGATCCAAGCAGCCGGCAGTTCCAAGAAAATCGTCCAAGGTTTTGCCGCCGAAGCGGGGCAAGCCCGTGCCTCCATGGCCGAGCCCCCCGCCTCGCTCGCCACCTGGGCCCTGCTGTACGCCACGAGCGGTTTTTGTGCCTTGGGACTCGAGATGGTCTGGTTCCGCCTCATCGACGTGGGGGTCAAGTCGACCGCCTTCACGTTCGGCACGGTGTTGTTCATTTTTCTCACGGGGTTATCTCTGGGCAGCTTTGTGGGGGCCCGCTTCGAGTCGCGCTGGCAGCGCCCCCGGCAACTTTTTCTGATCGTGCAGATGTTGATCGCCGGCTATACGGCGCTCGTGGTATTGACGCTCGTGTGGCTGCCGACGGAGACGCCAATCTTTTCGACCTTGTTCGATTACTGGCGGAACTACGAACCGTACACGCCTCGTACCATAGCGGCGCGGCATGCGGGTTATTACTTGCCGGTGCTGCTCTATGTCGTCCTGCCTGTCTTTCTGCTGTTCGTTCCCACCACTCTGATGGGATTGTCGTTTACGCTGGTGCAGCGTGCCGTACACGACGATCCGCAGACCACCGGTCGCAAAGTTGGGCTGCTGCAAGCGGCGAATATCGTCGGGGGGGTGCTGGGCAGTCTCTTTGTGGGTCTGATCGCGATCGAGTTGTGGGGCTCGGCCGGCACCCTACGCCTGCTCGTGGGCATGGCACTGGTATTCGCGATCGTCGGACTGTTCGGGCGCGTGCGCCTGCCATTTGTGCTTGGCGGCGTAGCACTCGTGATCCTGCTGGCCATGCTCCCCGATCAGGACCGGCTCTGGCGGCGATTGCATGGGCTCCGCGATGAGCCGGCCTGGTTCGGCGAAGACGCCTCGGGGTTGGCTGCCATCACCCCGGAGCTCGGCGGGTACGCTGATTGGCGCGTCAGTGTGAATGGCAAAGGGCATTCCGTCTTGCCGTACGGTGCGCTCCACTCGAATCTGGGAACCTTGCCCGCGGTTATTCATCCTTCTCCGGCCGATGTGGCGATCATCGGGCTGGGCTCGGGCGATACCCCTTGGGCCGTGGCGTGCCGGCCGGAAACGAAACGTGTCGATGTGTTCGAGATCTGCGCGCCCGAGCAGGATTTGCTCGAACAGCTCAACGAGACGGTCGCCTTGCCGCAATTGCGTCGCTTGCTGGCCGACAGCCGCATTCGCGTCATTCCGGCCGACGGTCGCAACGCGCTCCGTTCCGGCGAAGAGCGGTACGACATCATCGAGGCCGACGCCTCGCGTCCCGATTCGGCCTACGGCGGAAACCTCTTTTCCGAAGAGTTCTTCCGCGAGTGCTCCGCACGCCTGAAGCCGGGGGGCCTGATGGTAACCTGGAGCCCGACGCCGCGGGTCTACGCCACGTTTTGTCGCGTGTTTCCCCATGTCCTGGCACTCGGAACGGTGCAGTTGATCGGCAGCAACGAGCCGCTGCCGATCGACATGCCGCAGTGGCGCCAGCATCTTACGCAACCGGAGGTCGCCGAGTATCTGGGAGATCGGATCGTGCAATACTCGCTGCGCACGCTGGAGACCATTTCGCCGGCGGCGCCTCAATCGATTTCGGCGGAAGCGATGGCGAGCAATTTCGATCTCTTCCCACGCGATGAGTTTCATCAACCCTCGTCGCTGACCGAAGCGTTGATGATGCGCGATTTGGGCGAGCTGGCCCTGGGACACGGCGAGACGGAGGTGGCCATCGCTGCGATGCAGGACGCATTGCGACTAGCGCCCGACTTGCCGCTGGCGCTGGCGCACCTGGGGGTCACCTACGCCAGGCAAGGCAATCTGCTCGAAGCCGAGCGTAAATTGAAAGAGTCGCTCCGGGTGGCGCCCGAGTACCACGAACCCGCTTACCATCTGGCCCAGTTGTACCTGGCGCAAGGACGAGTTGCCGAAGCACTGCCGCTATTACAACTTGTCTCGCAAACGTTTCTGGCAAACCCCGAAGTAGCCACCAAGTATGCGCTCGCCTTGAACGCGGCGGGGGACTCGCGCGGAGCCTTGCAGTGGTACGAACGCGCCCTCGAGCTCAACCCGCAGCGCAGCGATGCCTTGCAGGGGATCGCCTGGCTTTTGGCGACCGATGGTGATGCCACGCTGCGAAATCCCGGGCGCGCCCTGGGCTACGCGCAACAGGCATTGCAAGGCCTGTCCGACGAGCAGGCCTCGGTGCTGGACATCCTGGCAGCGGCCCAGGCAGCCAACGGCGATTATCCGAGGGCGATCTCCACCGCCGAACGGGCTCAACGTCTGGCCGAACAACGTCGCGAAACCGCCTTGCGCCAGGCGATTCTGAGTCGCCTGTCGCTCTATCGTGCGGGTAGACCCTTCGTCCAGGCGCCATCCGCCAGGCCGGCGGCGAATGCCACCAGCGGATAGTTCGAGGCGACGACTACTTCACCGCGAAGCTGAACTGCACCACGTCGATATGACCGGTGCGGAAGTAGTGCGACGAGCGCGTGAGATAGAACTGATACTTGTCGTAAATCTCCTGCGAGGTCAGCGCGATCGCGCGGTCCTTCTCGCGGGCGAGATTATCCGACCAGCATTGCAGCGTCCGTGCGTAGTGCAAGCGCAGCGACTGGGTCTTCGTCAGTTTGAAACCGGCGGCCTCGGCGTGCATTTGTACCATGCCGCGGGCCGGCACCTGGCCGTTCGGAAAGATCTCGCGCCGCATGAAGCGGGTGTAGAAGAGAAAGTCTTCGTCCCACTCGGGATGGCCGGGCTCGATCGTCGACGGATCGCCGTGGACGATCGAATGGATCATCATCTTGCCGTCGGCCGGCAGCACCTCGCGGCAGCGCGCGAAGAACGAGGCAAAACGTTCCACGCGAAAGTGCTCGAGCGCGCCGATGCTGACGATGCGGTCGACCGGTTCGTTGAATTCTTCCCAGCCCCGCAGGCGGAATTCGATGTCGTCGCGATCCGCGACGCGCTCGCTCGCCGTGGCGTGCTGATTCTTGCTGAGCGTGAG
The sequence above is a segment of the Pirellulales bacterium genome. Coding sequences within it:
- a CDS encoding fused MFS/spermidine synthase; its protein translation is MFLFAALIFFTSGVPALVYQITWQRILALHSGVGIYSVAMIVAAFMAGLGIGSELGGRLSQRFGPSGALWGFALIELSIGGFALLSPWLYYDVLYERFGWLYERPWLAGVCHFGALLLPTGLMGMSLPMLVRAMVLDSAHACRTIGYLYAVNGLGAAVGALLTPWVLIPRWGIAGAIYAAVMLNLAAGLGAFVVYYLFARQTIQAAGSSKKIVQGFAAEAGQARASMAEPPASLATWALLYATSGFCALGLEMVWFRLIDVGVKSTAFTFGTVLFIFLTGLSLGSFVGARFESRWQRPRQLFLIVQMLIAGYTALVVLTLVWLPTETPIFSTLFDYWRNYEPYTPRTIAARHAGYYLPVLLYVVLPVFLLFVPTTLMGLSFTLVQRAVHDDPQTTGRKVGLLQAANIVGGVLGSLFVGLIAIELWGSAGTLRLLVGMALVFAIVGLFGRVRLPFVLGGVALVILLAMLPDQDRLWRRLHGLRDEPAWFGEDASGLAAITPELGGYADWRVSVNGKGHSVLPYGALHSNLGTLPAVIHPSPADVAIIGLGSGDTPWAVACRPETKRVDVFEICAPEQDLLEQLNETVALPQLRRLLADSRIRVIPADGRNALRSGEERYDIIEADASRPDSAYGGNLFSEEFFRECSARLKPGGLMVTWSPTPRVYATFCRVFPHVLALGTVQLIGSNEPLPIDMPQWRQHLTQPEVAEYLGDRIVQYSLRTLETISPAAPQSISAEAMASNFDLFPRDEFHQPSSLTEALMMRDLGELALGHGETEVAIAAMQDALRLAPDLPLALAHLGVTYARQGNLLEAERKLKESLRVAPEYHEPAYHLAQLYLAQGRVAEALPLLQLVSQTFLANPEVATKYALALNAAGDSRGALQWYERALELNPQRSDALQGIAWLLATDGDATLRNPGRALGYAQQALQGLSDEQASVLDILAAAQAANGDYPRAISTAERAQRLAEQRRETALRQAILSRLSLYRAGRPFVQAPSARPAANATSG
- a CDS encoding class I SAM-dependent methyltransferase, whose amino-acid sequence is MSKLKPFYKDVQAHYDLSDDFYRLFLDPTLTYSCAYFERDDMTLEEAQLAKVDLSLGKCELRPGMRLLDVGCGWGTTAIRAAEKYGARVVGLTLSKNQHATASERVADRDDIEFRLRGWEEFNEPVDRIVSIGALEHFRVERFASFFARCREVLPADGKMMIHSIVHGDPSTIEPGHPEWDEDFLFYTRFMRREIFPNGQVPARGMVQMHAEAAGFKLTKTQSLRLHYARTLQCWSDNLAREKDRAIALTSQEIYDKYQFYLTRSSHYFRTGHIDVVQFSFAVK